From the Excalfactoria chinensis isolate bCotChi1 chromosome 1, bCotChi1.hap2, whole genome shotgun sequence genome, one window contains:
- the TCF20 gene encoding transcription factor 20 isoform X1 has protein sequence MQSFREQSSYHGNQQSYPQEVHGSSRLEEFSPRQQAQMFQSFGGGTGSGRRGAAGASTVMPGESSGHQSYQGFRKEAGEFYYMATNKDPVASGGQQPPQRRPSGPVQSYGPPQGSSFGSQYGSEGHVGQFQTQHSTLGGVSHYQQDYTGPFSPGSAQYQQQASSQQQQQVQQLRQQIYQSHQPLPQASSQSASSTSHLQPMQRPSTLPSSASGYQLRVGQYSQHYQPPSSSSSSSFPSPQRFGQSGQNYDGSYSVNSGSQYEGHAVGSSAQAYGSQSNYSFQTQPMKSFEQSKLPQSGQQGQQQQQHPPQHVMQYSNAASKLSLQSQVGQYSQTEVPVRSPMQFHQNFSPISNPSPAASVVQSPSCSSTPSPLMPGGENLQCGQGNMSMGSRNRILQMMPQLSPTPSMMPSPNAHAGGFKGFGLEGLQEKRLTDPGLSSLSALSSQVANLPNTVQHMLLSDALAPQKKSSKRSSSSKKADSCTNSEGSSQAEEQLKSPLAESLDGGCSSSSEDHGERVRQLSGQSTSSDTTYKGGNLERSNSSPAQGSQSEPSKLSTSPAAREDVASPDGKEAVVAVENAPKVNEKAVGVIVSREAMAGRVEKSGGQEKPAQDDVSTATQTPASASGAKEAGHAGPQPEAQGGAKGSKSGDNTNHNGEGNSQPSNAVVGSNFPVRTEPSKSPGSLRYSYKDNIAAGIQRNVGGFPQYPSGQEKGDFPGHSERKGRNEKFPSLLQEVLQGYHHHPDRRYSRNAQEHSGMAGSLEGAMRPNILISQANELTNRGLLNKSMGSLLEGPHWGPWDRKSSSAAPDMKQINLADYPIARKFEMESQSSHEGGALSERRSVICDISPLRQLVRDPGPHPMGHMGPEGRSGRSERLAPGLSQSVILPGGLVSMETKMKAHSGQIKEEEFEQSKSSVSLNNKKTGDHCHSAGIKHESFRGNASPGAAVSDSAPDYIPQQESRSTQLRRAPGRTGSSRGKSPSQFQDLADKLKMSPGRSRGPGADLHHMNPHMTLSERVNRGSLHSGYPQNSEGSSLAAAYHANARPHPFGDPNQSLNSQYHYKRQLYQQQQEEYKDWASSAAQGVIAAAQHRQEGARKSPRQQQFLDRVRSPLKNDKDGMMYLQGSSYHDTGSQDPGRCIMGSDSAQGKCTDLKHGSQKLQPHESGWDLSRQTSPAKSSGPLGAANQKRFCPQESDGHRREESTDLPKPSNAMLRLPGHEDQSPQNPLIMRRRVRSFISPIPTKRQPQDMKNSGSEDKGRMMTSTKEGADKTYNSYAHSSLSQDVGKPVAKGDSFKDLPSPDGRNCPAVSLTSPAKTKILPPRKGRGLKLEAIVQKITSPNIRRSVSTNSAETGADTVTLDDILSLKSGPEGGSVSAHGPEAEKRKGEMLSDQAGSASQDAASEITLARSSEEWQGNEDDKTKKDSSETASVSKEGTGSSAAPPPQKSGGQGRSDGSISGAGTLTFPDSKTISPSNAFTSEPNPKSEEKDGDVTNISPKPDGFPPKGYFPSGKKKGRPIGSVNKQKKQQQQQQQQQQLPPPPPPPPVPSQSSEGVAGGEPKPKRQRRERRKPAAQPRKRKPRRAAPIVEPQEPEIKLKYATQAVDKTDSKNKSFFPYIHVVNKCELGAVCTIINAEEEEQNKLVRGRKGQRSSTPPPSNVESKVLPTSTFMLQGPVVTESSVLGHLVCCLCGKWASYRNMGDLFGPFYPQDYAATLPKNPPPKRATEMQSKVKVRHKSASNGSKTDTEEEEEQQQQKEQRSLAAHPRFKRRHRSEDCSGASRSLSRGASCKKATTEGGSGGEKTPLDSKPSMPTSEGGTELELQIPELPLDSNEFWVHEGCILWANGIYLVCGRLYGLQEAVEIAREMKCSHCQEPGATLGCYNKGCSFRYHYPCAIDADCLLNEENFSVRCPKHKPLLPCSLPSLQNKMVKGSLSTEQSERG, from the coding sequence ATGCAGTCCTTTCGGGAGCAAAGTAGTTACCACGGAAACCAGCAGAGCTACCCGCAGGAAGTGCACGGCTCGTCCCGACTGGAGGAGTTCAGCCCGCGCCAGCAGGCCCAGATGTTCCAGAGCTTCGGAGGAGGTACTGGCAGTGGACGTCGCGGAGCAGCTGGAGCCTCTACAGTGATGCCTGGTGAGAGCTCTGGCCATCAGAGCTACCAAGgtttcagaaaagaagcaggagaGTTTTACTATATGGCTACCAACAAAGATCCAGTGGCGTCAGGAGGGCAGCAGCCGCCTCAGCGCAGGCCTTCTGGACCGGTACAGAGCTATGGGCCCCCTCAAGGGAGTAGCTTTGGGAGTCAGTATGGGAGTGAGGGACACGTGGGCCAATTTCAAACACAGCATTCGACCCTTGGGGGCGTATCCCACTATCAGCAGGATTATACTGGTCCTTTCTCTCCAGGGAGTGCTCAGTATCAGCAGCAGGCTTctagccagcagcagcagcaggtacaACAGCTGAGACAGCAGATCTATCAGTCTCATCAGCCTTTACCCCAGGCTTCCAGCCAGTCTGCTTCTAGCACCTCGCACTTGCAGCCAATGCAGCGTCCATCCACCctgccttcctctgcttctgggtACCAGTTACGAGTGGGTCAGTACAGCCAACACTATCAGCCACCTTCGTCGTCCTCGTCCTCCTCTTTCCCCTCCCCGCAGCGTTTTGGCCAGTCAGGACAGAATTATGATGGAAGCTACAGCGTGAATTCTGGGTCACAGTATGAAGGCCATGCCGTGGGTTCCAGTGCGCAGGCATATGGGTCCCAGTCAAACTACAGCTTTCAGACTCAACCAATGAAAAGCTTTGAGCAGTCTAAGCTGCCCCAAAGTGggcagcaggggcagcagcagcagcagcacccaccccAGCATGTAATGCAGTATTCAAATGCTGCCTCCAAGCTCTCTCTTCAAAGTCAAGTGGGACAGTACAGCCAGACTGAAGTTCCTGTAAGGTCACCGATGCAGTTTCACCAAAACTTCAGTCCAATCTCTAATCCATCTCCTGCTGCATCTGTGGTTCAGTCTCCAAGCTgcagctccaccccttctcctctCATGCCAGGTGGAGAAAATCTCCAGTGTGGGCAAGGCAACATGTCCATGGGTTCTAGAAACCGAATCCTGCAGATGATGCCTCAGCTTAGTCCTACACCATCTATGATGCCAAGTCCCAATGCTCATGCAGGGGGATTCAAggggtttgggctggaaggacTGCAGGAAAAAAGGCTCACAGATCCAGGGCTGAGTAGCCTGAGTGCCCTAAGTTCTCAAGTGGCCAATCTGCCCAACACAGTCCAGCACATGTTGCTTTCAGATGCCTTGGCACCTCAGAAAAAAAGTTCCAAAAGGTCATCCTCTTCAAAGAAGGCTGACAGCTGCACAAACTCAGAAGGCTCTTCccaggcagaggagcagctcaaGTCCCCCCTGGCAGAGTCCCTTGATGGTGGCTGTTCCAGTAGTTCAGAGGATCATGGAGAAAGGGTGAGACAGCTGAGTGGCCAGAGTACAAGCTCAGACACTACCTACAAGGGAGGTAACTTAGAAAGATCTAACTCCTCACCAGCACAAGGCTCCCAAAGTGAGCCCTCAAAACtcagcaccagccctgcagctAGGGAAGATGTGGCCTCCCCTGATGGGAAGGAAGCAGTGGTGGCAGTGGAAAATGCCCCCAAAGTGAATGAAAAGGCAGTTGGAGTGATCGTCTCCCGGGAGGCTATGGCAGGTAGAGTAGAAAAGTCAGGTGGACAAGAGAAACCTGCACAAGATGATGTTTCCACAGCCACTCAGACACCAGCTAGTGCTAGTGGAGCGAAGGAAGCTGGGCATGCAGGGCCACAGCCAGAAGCTCAAGGAGGTGCTAAGGGGAGCAAAAGTGGTGATAACACTAACCATAATGGAGAGGGAAACAGCCAGCCCAGCAATGCAGTTGTTGGGTCAAATTTTCCTGTGAGAACAGAACCTTCCAAATCTCCTGGCAGTTTAAGATACAGTTACAAAGATAACATAGCAGCTGGCATACAGAGAAATGTTGGTGGTTTTCCACAGTATCCTTCTGGTCAAGAAAAAGGGGATTTTCCAGGACACAGTGAGCGCAAAGGTAGGAATGAGAAGTTTCCTAGCCTCCTACAGGAGGTCTTACAGGGTTACCACCATCATCCAGACAGGAGGTATTCTAGGAATGCGCAGGAACATTCTGGGATGGCTGGGAGTTTGGAGGGAGCCATGAGGCCCAATATCTTAATTAGTCAAGCCAATGAATTGACGAATAGAGGCCTCTTAAATAAAAGTATGGGGTCTCTCCTGGAAGGCCCTCATTGGGGCCCCTGGGACAGGAAGTCCAGCAGCGCAGCCCCTGACATGAAGCAGATAAATTTAGCCGATTACCCTATTGCTAGAAAGTTTGAGATGGAGTCTCAGTCTTCTCATGAAGGGGGAGCACTCTCGGAGAGGAGATCAGTGATCTGTGACATATCTCCATTAAGGCAACTTGTCAGAGATCCTGGTCCTCACCCAATGGGGCACATGGGTCCTGAGGGCAGAAGTGGAAGGAGTGAACGTCTTGCCCCTGGCTTAAGCCAGTCAGTAATACTCCCTGGTGGTTTAGTATCCatggaaacaaagatgaaagCTCACAGTGggcaaataaaagaagaagagtTTGAACAGTCAAAGAGCTCAGTTAGtcttaataataaaaagacagGAGACCATTGTCATTCTGCTGGCATCAAGCATGAGTCTTTCCGAGGCAATGCTAGCCCTGGAGCTGCAGTCTCCGATTCTGCTCCAGACTACATTCCCCAGCAGGAGAGCAGATCAACACAGCTGAGACGAGCACCTGGCAGAACTGGAAGCAGCAGGGGTAAATCACCTTCTCAATTTCAGGATCTTGCTGATAAGCTGAAAATGTCACCGGGCAGAAGCAGAGGCCCAGGAGCAGACCTGCATCACATGAACCCACACATGACGCTATCTGAAAGAGTTAACAGGGGTTCCTTGCATTCTGGCTACCCTCAGAACTCAGAAGGCTCATCTTTGGCTGCAGCATATCATGCAAATGCTAGGCCTCATCCTTTTGGTGACCCCAACCAGAGTTTAAATTCCCAGTATCATTACAAGAGACAGCTATACCAGCAACAGCAAGAAGAATACAAAGATTGGGCAAGCAGCGCTGCTCAGGGTGTGattgctgcagctcagcacaggcAGGAAGGAGCCAGGAAGAGCCCAAGACAACAGCAGTTTTTGGACAGAGTAAGGAGTCCTTTGAAAAATGACAAGGATGGAATGATGTACCTTCAGGGTAGCTCTTACCACGATACTGGAAGCCAGGATCCTGGGCGCTGCATTATGGGAAGCGACAGTGCACAGGGCAAGTGCACCGACCTGAAACACGGTAGCCAGAAGCTGCAGCCACATGAATCTGGTTGGGACCTCTCTCGGCAGACTTCACCTGCCAAAAGCAGTGGCCCTCTTGGAGCAGCCAACCAAAAAAGATTTTGCCCCCAAGAAAGCGATGGGCACAGACGAGAGGAATCTACGGATTTGCCCAAGCCTAGCAATGCCATGCTCAGGCTCCCTGGCCACGAAGACCAGTCTCCTCAGAATCCCTTAATTATGAGGAGGAGAGTCCGTTCTTTCATCTCTCCTATCCCTACCAAAAGACAGCCACAGGATATGAAGAACAGTGGCAGCGAAGATAAAGGGCGAATGATGACGTCAACAAAAGAAGGAGCTGATAAGACATACAACTCCTATGCCCATTCATCTCTAAGCCAAGATGTTGGCAAACCAGTTGCAAAGGGAGATTCCTTCAAGGATCTGCCAAGTCCTGATGGTAGGAATTGTCCTGCCGTCTCCCTCACGAGCCCGGCTAAGACCAAAATATTGCCCCCAAGAAAGGGGCGAGGATTAAAACTGGAAGCAATTGTTCAAAAAATTACATCTCCTAATATTCGGAGAAGCGTTTCCACCAACAGTGCTGAAACTGGTGCAGATACCGTCACTCTTGATGACATCCTGTCCCTTAAGAGTGGACCTGAGGGAGGAAGTGTGTCTGCACATGGGCCAGAGGctgagaagagaaaaggagagatgtTGTCAGATCAAGCAGGGTCAGCAAGCCAGGACGCAGCTAGTGAAATAACTCTTGCGCGATCCTCAGAAGAGTGGCAAGGCAACGAGGATGATAAAACCAAGAAAGACAGCTCTGAAACTGCCAGTGTTAGTAAAGAAGGGACAGGATCCAGTGCAGCACCACCTCCTCAGAAGTCAGGTGGTCAGGGGAGGTCTGATGGATCCATAAGCGGAGCTGGAACTTTGACCTTTCCAGACTCAAAAACAATTTCCCCTTCCAATGCGTTTACTTCTGAACCAAACCCAAAGTCTGAGGAAAAAGATGGAGATGTGACAAACATTTCACCCAAGCCAGATGGCTTCCCTCCAAAGGgatattttccttctggaaagaaaaaggggagaCCAATTGGGAGTGTGAACAAGCAaaagaagcaacaacaacagcagcagcagcagcaacaactgCCACCACCCCCACCGCCTCCACCTGTAccttctcagtcttcagaagGGGTTGCTGGTGGTGAGCCGAAACCTAAGAGGCAAAGGAGAGAGAGGCGaaaacctgcagcacagccacggAAGCGGAAGCCTAGACGGGCCGCTCCAATTGTGGAGCCTCAAGAGCCAGAAATCAAGCTCAAATATGCTACCCAGGCTGTGGATAAAACTGACTCCAAGAATAAATCCTTTTTCCCTTACATTCACGTGGTAAACAAGTGTGAATTAGGAGCTGTGTGCACAATCATTAATGcggaggaagaggagcagaacAAATTGGTGAGGGGTCGGAAAGGACAAAGGTCTTCAACACCCCCTCCTAGCAATGTGGAGAGCAAAGTGCTGCCCACCTCAACTTTCATGCTGCAGGGCCCTGTAGTAACAGAGTCTTCTGTCTTGGGGCATCTGGTTTGCTGCCTGTGTGGCAAATGGGCCAGCTATCGTAACATGGGTGACCTCTTTGGTCCTTTCTACCCCCAGGATTACGCAGCCACCTTGCCCAAGAACCCACCTCCAaagagggccacagaaatgcaGAGCAAGGTCAAGGTACGGCACAAAAGTGCTTCTAATGGTTCCAAGACAGAtacagaggaggaggaggaacagcaacaacagaaggAACAAAGAAGCCTAGCTGCTCATCCCCGCTTTAAGAGGCGGCACCGCTCTGAGGACTGTAGTGGAGCCTCTCGGTCACTTTCAAGGGGAGCTTCTTGTAAAAAAGCAACCACTGAAGGTGGCAGTGGTGGTGAAAAGACTCCTTTGGACTCAAAGCCCTCTATGCCCACTTCGGAAGGTGGCACTGAGCTGGAGTTACAAATTCCTGAACTACCTCTTGACAGCAATGAATTTTGGGTCCATGAGGGTTGTATTCTCTGGGCCAATGGGATCTACCTGGTCTGTGGCAGGCTCTAtgggctgcaggaagctgtGGAGATTGCAAGAGAGATG